From Campylobacter upsaliensis, the proteins below share one genomic window:
- the truD gene encoding tRNA pseudouridine(13) synthase TruD yields MNLKDENTIFKPLRVLRHSKINAYFSKNSEDFVVREKPLYEFSGDGEHLIIQICKKDLSTNEALRILSEFSGAKMRDFGYAGLKDKQGCTFQHISLPKKFEAKLSHFSHPKMKIMQSFIHNNKLRIGHLKGNSFFIRLKKVLASDALKLEQALENLNKMGFANYFGYQRFGKFKDNYKEGLAILQGKKMKNVKMKDFLLSAFQSELFNRYLSKRVEISHFSKEFSLSELGEIYHISKEEAKSLKTQKQFFKLLKNEVLGHYPFGKCFLCENLENELVRFRARDISAMGLLVGVRAFECGEGFAKNLEQEFFKEGLEFRNQMQGSRRFMWGYLKDLKYHYDAQKAHFSFEFFLEKGSYATVILDELLQNEGLES; encoded by the coding sequence ATGAATTTAAAGGACGAGAACACCATTTTTAAGCCCTTGCGTGTGCTAAGACATAGTAAAATTAATGCGTATTTTAGTAAAAATAGCGAAGATTTTGTCGTAAGGGAAAAACCGCTTTATGAGTTTAGTGGGGATGGGGAGCATTTGATTATCCAAATTTGCAAAAAGGACCTTAGCACAAACGAGGCTTTGCGAATTTTAAGCGAATTTAGTGGGGCTAAAATGCGTGATTTTGGCTATGCAGGACTTAAAGATAAGCAAGGATGCACCTTTCAGCACATCTCTTTACCTAAAAAATTTGAAGCAAAACTTAGTCATTTTTCCCACCCTAAAATGAAAATTATGCAAAGTTTTATCCATAATAATAAGCTAAGAATAGGACATTTAAAGGGAAATTCCTTTTTTATCAGGCTTAAAAAAGTGCTAGCTAGTGATGCGCTTAAACTAGAACAAGCCTTAGAAAATCTTAACAAAATGGGCTTTGCAAATTATTTTGGCTATCAGCGTTTTGGCAAATTTAAAGATAATTATAAAGAGGGACTTGCCATTTTACAGGGTAAAAAGATGAAAAATGTCAAAATGAAAGATTTTTTACTTTCTGCTTTTCAAAGTGAGCTTTTTAATCGCTATCTTAGCAAAAGAGTGGAAATTTCGCATTTTTCTAAGGAATTTAGCCTTAGTGAGCTAGGTGAAATTTATCACATTTCTAAAGAAGAAGCAAAAAGCTTAAAAACACAAAAGCAGTTTTTTAAACTTTTAAAAAACGAGGTTTTGGGACATTATCCTTTTGGGAAGTGTTTTTTGTGTGAAAATTTAGAAAATGAGCTTGTAAGATTTAGGGCAAGAGATATTAGTGCTATGGGGCTTTTAGTGGGAGTTAGGGCGTTTGAGTGTGGGGAGGGTTTTGCGAAAAATTTAGAACAAGAATTTTTTAAAGAAGGCTTGGAATTTAGGAATCAAATGCAAGGCTCAAGGCGTTTTATGTGGGGATATTTAAAAGATTTAAAATATCATTATGACGCACAAAAGGCACATTTTAGCTTTGAATTTTTCTTAGAAAAAGGCTCTTATGCAACTGTTATTTTGGACGAGCTTTTGCAAAATGAGGGTTTAGAAAGCTAA